GACTGTTCTCCGAGGAGGTGGTCCGCGCCATGCACGCCGGCTGCGAGCGCCCGGTGATCATGCCGCTCTCCAACCCCACCTCGCGCGCCGAGGCCACGCCCGCGGACGTGATCGAGTGGACCGACGGTCAGGCGCTGGTGGCCACCGGCAGCCCCTTCATGCCGGTGGTGCACGATGGCAAGACCTATCCCATCGCTCAGTGCAACAACGCCTACATCTTCCCCGGCATCGGTCTCGGCGTGGTCGCCAGCGGTGCCAAGCGAATCACCGACACCATGCTGATGACCGCGTCCCGGGCGCTGGCTCGCGAGGCGCCGCTGGTCAAGGAGGGTGAAGGGGCGCTGCTGCCGCCGCTGTCGCATATCCGCGAACTCTCCAAGGCGATCGCCTTCGAGGTCGCTGCCCAGGCCCAGCAGGAGGGCGTGGCACTGCGTACCGACGGCATCAAGTTGCGCGAGGCGATAGAGCGCAGCAGCTGGACGCCGGAGTATCGCAGCTATCGGCGCCGCTCGTTCTAGGTGCAAGCTACGGGCTACGGGTCTCGAGCTGCGAGCAAGATGCAGCCCGCAACCCATAGCCCGACACAAAGAGGCCCCGCCGGCTGCCGACGGGGCCTTTCTCGTGTAGCGCAACAGGCAGGAAGGGGCTCAGGCTGCGCCGATCATTCGCCGCAGCACGTAGTGGAGGATGCCGCCGTGGCGGTAGTACTCCAGCTCGTTGGCGGTGTCGATGCGGCACAGCGCCTCGATGCGCTTCTCGCCCTTGTCGCTCTTGATGGTCACCGTCACCTTGCCGCCCGGGGTGAGGTCGGCCAGCCCCTCGATCGAGATCGTCTCGTCGCCGGTCAGGCCGAGGCTCTTGCGATCCTCGCCCTCGGGGAACTGCAGCGGCACCACACCCATGCCGATCAGGTTGGAGCGGTGGATGCGCTCGTAGGACTCGGCGAGCACCGCGCGCACGCCGAGCAGGCGCGTGCCCTTGGCCGCCCAGTCGCGTGACGAGCCGGTGCCGTACTCCTTGCCGGCTATCACGACGAGCGGCGTGCCCTTCTCCTGGTACTTCATGGCGGCGTCGTAGATCGCCATCTGCTCGCCCGAGGGCACGTGGCGGGTCTCGCCGCCGACCACGCCGTCGAGCATCTCGTTTCTGATGCGCACGTTGGCGAAGGTGCCGCGCATCATCACCTCGTGGTTGCCGCGCCGCGAGCCGTAGGAGTTGAAGTCCACCGGCTTGATGCCGCGCTCTTGCAGGTAGCGCCCGGCGGGGCTGTCGGGCTTGATCGAGCCAGCCGGCGAGATGTGGTCGGTGGTCACCGAGTCGCCCAGCAGGGCGAGGATATGGGCGTCCCGCACGTCCTCGATCGGGTCGGGGTCACGGCCCATGCCCTCGAAGAAGGGCGGGTGCTGGATGTAGGTCGAGGAGGGAGACCACTCGTAGACCTGGCTCTGCGGTACCTGCAGGGCCTTCCAGGTCTCGTCGCCTTCGAATACCTCGGCGTACTCCTTGCGGAACATCTCGGTCTTGACCTTCTCCACGGCGCTGGCGATATCGGCCTGGGAGGGCCAGATGTCATGCAGGTAGACCGGGTTACCGTCCCGATCCTCACCCAGCGGATCGCGGCTGAGGTCGAGGCGTACGTTGCCGGCCAGGGCATAGGCCACCACCAGCGGCGGCGAGGCGAGCCAGTTGGTCTTCACCAGCGGGTGGATGCGCCCCTCGAAGTTGCGGTTGCCGGAGAGCACCGAGGCCACGGTGAGATCGCCGTCCTCGATCGCCTTCTCGATGGGCGGCGGCAGCGGGCCGGAGTTGCCGATGCAGGTGGTGCAGCCGTAACCCACCAGGTTGAAGCCCAGGGCGTCGAGGTCTTCGTTGACGCCACCCGCTTCGAGATACTCGGTGACCACCTTGGAGCCCGGCGCCAGCGAGGTCTTGACCCAGGGCTTGGTCTTGAGCCCCTTGGCCAGGGCGTTGCGCGCCAGTAGCCCCGCGGCCATCATTACGCTGGGGTTGGAGGTGTTGGTACAGGAGGTGATCGCGGCAATCACCACGGCGCCCGGGTTGAGCATGAACCGCTCGCCGTCCATCTCGACGTCCTGGCTGTCGTGGTGCTCGTAGCTCTCGTGCACGCCGACCGCCGTCTGGCCGCCTTCGGAATTGAGCCGCCCGCGCTCCTCGCTGGGCGGGGCCTTGCCATTTTCCTCGCCCGCCATCAGCTTCTCGAAGGTGGTCTTCATGTCTTTCAGGGCGACACGGTCCTGGGGGCGCTTGGGGCCGGCCAGGCTGGCTTCGACGTCACCGAGGTCGAGGTGCAGGGTGTCGCTGAAGATCGGTTCGTCCCCGGGCTCGCGCCACAGCCCCTGGGCCTTGCTGTACGCTTCCACCAGGGCGATCTGGGCATCGTCGCGGCCGGTCAGGCGCAGGTAGGCCAGGGTTTCGTCGTCGACCGGGAAGAAACCGCAGGTGGCGCCATACTCCGGCGCCATGTTGGCGATGGTGGCGCGGTCGGCCAGCGGCAGGTCGGCCAGGCCGTCGCCGTAGAACTCGACGAACTTGCCCACCACACCGCGGCTGCGCAGCATCTGGGTCACCGTCAGCACCAGGTCGGTGGCGGTGATGCCCTCCTTGAGCTTGCCGGTGAGCTTGAAGCCCACCACCTCGGGGATGAGCATCGATACCGGCTGGCCGAGCATGGCGGCTTCGGCCTCGATGCCGCCCACGCCCCAGCCCAGCACGCCGAGGCCGTTGATCATGGTGGTATGGGAGTCGGTGCC
This portion of the Billgrantia sulfidoxydans genome encodes:
- the acnA gene encoding aconitate hydratase AcnA, whose protein sequence is MSRDEMPDTQQTLAVGGSTYHYYSLPQAAAALGNIDRLPKTLKILLENQLRFADDESVAREDLQALVDWQQGGRSSREIGYRPARVLMQDFTGVPGVVDLASMRAAVQKLGEDPSRINPLSPVDLVIDHSVMVDKFGNPTAFKDNVAIEMERNRERYEFLRWGQQAFDNFRVVPPGTGICHQVNLEYLGRTVWSKEEDGKTFAYPDTLVGTDSHTTMINGLGVLGWGVGGIEAEAAMLGQPVSMLIPEVVGFKLTGKLKEGITATDLVLTVTQMLRSRGVVGKFVEFYGDGLADLPLADRATIANMAPEYGATCGFFPVDDETLAYLRLTGRDDAQIALVEAYSKAQGLWREPGDEPIFSDTLHLDLGDVEASLAGPKRPQDRVALKDMKTTFEKLMAGEENGKAPPSEERGRLNSEGGQTAVGVHESYEHHDSQDVEMDGERFMLNPGAVVIAAITSCTNTSNPSVMMAAGLLARNALAKGLKTKPWVKTSLAPGSKVVTEYLEAGGVNEDLDALGFNLVGYGCTTCIGNSGPLPPPIEKAIEDGDLTVASVLSGNRNFEGRIHPLVKTNWLASPPLVVAYALAGNVRLDLSRDPLGEDRDGNPVYLHDIWPSQADIASAVEKVKTEMFRKEYAEVFEGDETWKALQVPQSQVYEWSPSSTYIQHPPFFEGMGRDPDPIEDVRDAHILALLGDSVTTDHISPAGSIKPDSPAGRYLQERGIKPVDFNSYGSRRGNHEVMMRGTFANVRIRNEMLDGVVGGETRHVPSGEQMAIYDAAMKYQEKGTPLVVIAGKEYGTGSSRDWAAKGTRLLGVRAVLAESYERIHRSNLIGMGVVPLQFPEGEDRKSLGLTGDETISIEGLADLTPGGKVTVTIKSDKGEKRIEALCRIDTANELEYYRHGGILHYVLRRMIGAA